DNA from Desulfuromonas sp. AOP6:
CGGTTTCCCCTACCTGGTATCTACCCGCCTCTATCCCGAGTGGCCTTTTGTCGCCCTGCCCCAGGTCGACAGCCGGCATGTGAAAAGAATAACGGCCGCTCTGCTGGCTCTCGATGTCTCGCATCCTGTCGCCAGGGCGGCGGGCATTGGCGGTTTTGCGCCGCCGGCCGACTATACACCGGTTGACGAACTGGCCCGTGCTTTGCGCCTCCCCCCCTATGATCAGGCACCGGTTTTCACCTGGCGAGACATCTGGGACCAGTACGAGATTCTTATTGTCGTCATTGTGACCTTTCTGGGGGTGACGGGGCTGCTGCTGATTCTTATCGTTCGCAGCAATCGCGCCCTGGAGCTCGCCTATCGCGAGCAGCAACAGGAGCGCCAGAAGGCGCAGAACTATCTTGATACCGTACAGACCCTGATGCTGGCCCTAGATGACCAGGGGCGCATCACCATGATCAACCGTTTCGGCTGCGAACTGCTTGGCTACAGCGAGGCCGAGCTTATGGGAAAACTCTGGTTTTCGGACTGTCTGCCGCAACCTGAAGGGATGGAGAGGATCTACCCCTTCTTTCAAAAGATCCTTGGCGGTGGAATTGAAGTAGAGCAAGCTTTCGAAAACCTGGTCCAGTGCCGCGATGGCAGTCAGCGTCTGTTGACCTGGCAGATTGCCCTGCTTAAGGACAACGGTGGTCGCGTTATGGGCACCCTGAGCTCGGGGCAGGATATCACCGAACAGCGGCTGGCTCAGGAGGCCCTGCAGGAAGAGAGGCAGCGATTAGCCAATATCCTGTGGGGAACCGGTACCGGCACCTGGGAGTGGAATGTGCAGACTGGCGAGACACGCTTCAACGAGCGCTGGGCCCAGATGATCGGCTACTCGCTGGCGGAGATCGCCCCCGTCAGCATCGCCACCTGGGAAAAATACGCGCATCCTGATGATTTGGCCCGTTCGGCGGAAGCGCTGCAGCGTCATTTCGACGGCGAGGTCGAGGACTACGAGTGCGAGACGCGCATGAAGCACCGGGACGGCCACTGGGTCTGGGTTCTCGACCGGGGCCGCATCATCTCTAGGGACGATGTGGGCCAGCCCCTGTGGATGGCAGGTACCCACCTGGAGATCACCGCGCGCAAGGAGACCGAAATGGCCCTGCGGCAGAGCGAGGAATATCACCGCTCTGTCGTAGAGGTGCTGGCTGAAGGGATCATCATTCAAGATGTCGAGGGGCGCATCATCGAGTGCAACCCATCGGCGAAGCGTATCCTGGGGCTGTCGGACGAAGCGATTCGTGGCAGCCTCCTCATGGAGCTGGGCGAAAAGGCCGTGCGGGCCGATGGCAGCCCCTATCCGCCTGACCAGTATCCCGTCCGTCGTTGCCGGCGGGATAAGCAGCCAATTTACGACGATGTCGTGGGTATCCACCAGGCCTCCGGCAACATCCTCTGGCTCAGCCTCAATACCCAGCCGGTCTATGACACCAAGGAGCAGGAGGGCGGCAGAGCCTCTCTTCTGGCCATCGTCACCTCTTTTGTCGATATCACCACACAACGGCAACAGCAGCAGCAGCTTGAATTTCTGGCGCATTACGACGCCCTGACCCAGCTGCCCAACCGCGTCCTGCTGGTCGATCGTCTAAAGCAGGCCATGGCCCAGGTGAAGCGCCGCAACCAGCAGCTGGCCACCGTGTATATTGACCTCGATGGTTTCAAGGAAGTAAATGACCGCTACGGTCATGACGTGGGGGATGAGCTGCTTAAAACGCTGGCTGAACGCCTGCGTGGTGTGTTGCGTGAGGTCGACACCGTGGCCCGCATGGGTGGTGACGAGTTTATCGCCATTCTGAGCGATCTGAGCGATAGCGAGGCCGTGGTGCCGCTCATCGAACGCCTGCTCGAATGCTGTTCGCAGCCTTTCGAGATGCAGGGGCTCAAAGTGCAGGTGTCGGGTTCCATCGGTGTGACCTTCTACCCGCAGATAGGTTCCGTCGAGGCCACCCAGTTGATGGCCCAGGCCGATCATGCCATGTACCAGGCGAAGCAGTCTGGCAAGAATCGCTATTGTTTGTTTAGTGGGGTAGGGGGATAAGCAGCGCCACCAGGATCAGTGGTGATGGCGGAACATCTACGGATGATTCACGAAGATCAGTTGGTCGACGGCAAAGCCCCGCGCTGCCGCTGACTTGGTAAAACGCTTCAGCAGCT
Protein-coding regions in this window:
- a CDS encoding diguanylate cyclase — encoded protein: MNDSHKAEGVQPLSVRSYLLKKTGWGLFLAMLLCCGPSATVLAADTLTLGVFAYRPKPILQDAYQPLADYLSGQLKGAKVELRVLEMAEIEPALAAGELDLLFTNPSHYTVLRHRNPLTGALATLISIADGKPTCSLGGVIIARQERTDLVSLKDLRGRRLAVPGTRFLGGYQTQAFELLQAGIQLPADAAVLVAESHDAVVQKVLDGEVDAGFIRTSIIEQLTAEGVLDPVRLRVVHPQEFPGFPYLVSTRLYPEWPFVALPQVDSRHVKRITAALLALDVSHPVARAAGIGGFAPPADYTPVDELARALRLPPYDQAPVFTWRDIWDQYEILIVVIVTFLGVTGLLLILIVRSNRALELAYREQQQERQKAQNYLDTVQTLMLALDDQGRITMINRFGCELLGYSEAELMGKLWFSDCLPQPEGMERIYPFFQKILGGGIEVEQAFENLVQCRDGSQRLLTWQIALLKDNGGRVMGTLSSGQDITEQRLAQEALQEERQRLANILWGTGTGTWEWNVQTGETRFNERWAQMIGYSLAEIAPVSIATWEKYAHPDDLARSAEALQRHFDGEVEDYECETRMKHRDGHWVWVLDRGRIISRDDVGQPLWMAGTHLEITARKETEMALRQSEEYHRSVVEVLAEGIIIQDVEGRIIECNPSAKRILGLSDEAIRGSLLMELGEKAVRADGSPYPPDQYPVRRCRRDKQPIYDDVVGIHQASGNILWLSLNTQPVYDTKEQEGGRASLLAIVTSFVDITTQRQQQQQLEFLAHYDALTQLPNRVLLVDRLKQAMAQVKRRNQQLATVYIDLDGFKEVNDRYGHDVGDELLKTLAERLRGVLREVDTVARMGGDEFIAILSDLSDSEAVVPLIERLLECCSQPFEMQGLKVQVSGSIGVTFYPQIGSVEATQLMAQADHAMYQAKQSGKNRYCLFSGVGG